One Bradyrhizobium zhanjiangense DNA segment encodes these proteins:
- a CDS encoding ABC transporter ATP-binding protein, with the protein MTVTLDHVTRTVEGVPHIRDVSLTLESGTLNVLLGPTLSGKTSIMRLLAGLDKPTTGKVLVNGKDVTGADVRQRSVAMVYQQFINYPSLTVYENIASPLRVQGKPRDEIEARVAEAARLLRLEPFLKRTPLQLSGGQQQRTAIARALVKGADLVLLDEPLANLDYKLREELRAELPRIFEASGAIFVYATTEPTEALLLGGNTVCMWEGRALQMGETANVYRRPQTLRVAQVFSDPPLNLVGLEKKNGSVQYAGGTTSPASGLYAGLADGAYRVGFRAHQLALANGEADRHAFHATVTVTEITGSESFVHLTRDGLNWVAVLHGVHEFEPGQTIDAVLDPNDIFVFDAADRLVAAPGIAFSSEVRSGSREENASNRKSS; encoded by the coding sequence ATGACCGTGACACTCGATCACGTGACCCGGACTGTCGAAGGCGTCCCGCACATCCGCGACGTCTCGCTGACGCTCGAGAGCGGAACCCTCAACGTGCTGCTCGGCCCGACGCTGTCAGGCAAGACCTCGATCATGCGGCTGCTCGCCGGCCTCGACAAGCCGACCACGGGCAAGGTGCTGGTCAATGGCAAGGACGTCACCGGCGCCGATGTGCGCCAGCGTTCGGTCGCGATGGTCTATCAGCAGTTCATCAATTACCCCTCGCTCACGGTCTATGAGAACATCGCCTCGCCCTTGCGTGTGCAGGGCAAGCCGCGCGATGAGATCGAGGCGCGTGTTGCGGAGGCTGCAAGACTGCTCCGCCTCGAGCCGTTCCTGAAGCGCACGCCGCTCCAGCTCTCCGGCGGCCAGCAGCAGCGTACCGCGATCGCGCGCGCACTGGTCAAGGGCGCCGATCTCGTGCTGCTCGACGAGCCGCTCGCCAATCTCGATTACAAGCTGCGCGAGGAGCTGCGCGCCGAGCTGCCGCGCATCTTCGAGGCTTCCGGCGCGATCTTCGTCTATGCCACGACCGAGCCGACCGAGGCGCTGTTGCTCGGCGGCAATACGGTGTGCATGTGGGAGGGCCGGGCGCTTCAGATGGGCGAGACCGCCAACGTCTACCGCCGCCCGCAGACGCTCCGCGTCGCGCAGGTGTTTTCGGATCCGCCGCTGAATCTCGTCGGTCTCGAGAAGAAGAACGGCTCCGTGCAATATGCCGGCGGCACGACCTCACCGGCCTCGGGGCTCTATGCCGGCCTTGCCGACGGCGCCTATCGCGTCGGCTTCCGCGCGCATCAGCTCGCCCTTGCCAATGGCGAGGCCGACCGCCACGCCTTCCATGCCACGGTGACGGTGACCGAGATCACCGGTTCGGAGAGTTTCGTGCATCTGACCCGCGACGGATTGAATTGGGTGGCGGTGCTGCACGGCGTGCACGAATTCGAGCCGGGCCAGACCATCGATGCCGTGCTCGATCCCAATGACATCTTTGTCTTCGACGCGGCCGACCGGCTCGTCGCGGCTCCTGGCATAGCGTTTTCAAGCGAAGTGCGTAGCGGTTCGCGTGAAGAAAACGCGTCAAACAGAAAAAGCTCTTGA
- a CDS encoding ABC transporter ATP-binding protein, whose protein sequence is MARIDLVDLAHSYGGNDAAPESFALKPVTMTWRQGGAYALLGPSGCGKTTLLNVISGIITPSRGRIMFDGVDITPLSTQKRNIAQVFQFPVIYDTMTVGQNLAFPLKNRGVPKAEIDKRVAEIGRLLDLEPYLNRKATRLTADAKQKISLGRGLVRSDVAAVLFDEPLTVIDPELKWQLRSKLKALHRELDLTMIYVTHDQTEALTFADTVVVMHDGRVVQSGTPAELFDKPAHTFVGYFIGSPGMNILPAEVRGREARIGGHVIALNRSYDNLPSGAKIEIGVRPEFVEVVAPAPDLLTAKIERIDDLGRIRFARARLGDAKLAARAPGGFTSPDGNAGLQFDPSHVHVYADSLLVEGAA, encoded by the coding sequence ATGGCCCGCATTGACCTCGTCGATCTCGCGCACTCCTACGGCGGCAATGATGCCGCGCCGGAAAGCTTCGCGCTGAAGCCCGTCACCATGACCTGGCGGCAGGGCGGCGCCTATGCGCTGCTCGGGCCGTCCGGCTGCGGCAAGACCACGCTGCTCAACGTCATCTCCGGCATCATCACGCCCTCGCGCGGAAGGATCATGTTCGACGGGGTGGACATCACACCGCTGTCAACCCAGAAGCGCAACATCGCCCAGGTATTCCAGTTTCCGGTGATTTACGACACCATGACGGTGGGGCAGAACCTGGCGTTTCCGCTGAAGAACCGCGGCGTGCCGAAGGCCGAAATCGACAAGCGCGTTGCCGAGATCGGCCGCCTGCTCGATCTCGAACCCTATCTGAACCGCAAGGCGACGCGGCTCACGGCCGACGCCAAGCAGAAGATCTCGCTTGGCCGCGGCCTCGTCCGCTCCGACGTCGCCGCCGTGCTGTTCGATGAGCCGCTGACGGTGATCGATCCGGAGCTGAAATGGCAGCTCCGCTCCAAGCTGAAGGCGCTGCATCGCGAGCTCGATCTCACGATGATCTACGTCACCCATGACCAGACCGAGGCGCTGACCTTTGCCGACACCGTGGTCGTCATGCATGACGGCCGCGTGGTGCAGAGCGGCACGCCGGCCGAACTGTTCGACAAGCCGGCGCACACCTTCGTCGGCTATTTCATCGGCTCGCCCGGCATGAACATCCTGCCCGCGGAGGTGAGGGGACGCGAGGCGCGGATCGGCGGCCATGTCATCGCGCTCAACCGCAGCTACGACAATCTGCCTTCGGGCGCGAAGATCGAGATCGGCGTCCGTCCCGAATTCGTCGAGGTCGTCGCGCCCGCGCCCGACCTGCTCACCGCGAAGATCGAGCGCATCGACGATCTCGGTCGCATCCGTTTCGCGCGAGCGCGGCTCGGCGACGCAAAGCTCGCGGCGCGCGCCCCTGGCGGCTTCACCAGCCCGGATGGCAACGCCGGGCTGCAATTCGATCCGTCGCATGTCCACGTCTATGCCGACAGCCTTCTGGTGGAGGGAGCCGCCTGA